A region from the Chitinophaga sp. Cy-1792 genome encodes:
- a CDS encoding DNA mismatch repair protein, translating into MILHTDDQTIEDLRIFGKRDSKGIYDLFNQTRTRGGETILKEMFRNPLSDRTAINTRSSIIAHFAKNNISFPFNAALFDMAEKYIANADVQTKNATRNAALSEKDINNGVSAVIALVQQISAFVSDPAVQQIKAYEGERAVIRELLNDAALEPVHQEKNGSKLSFAAVTAYDLLFRTRERGRIEKLMQQVYRLDVYLAVAAVATAQQFIFPVAVAKGGDMLLLEGVYHPGVKNAIGNNVRLHPGEHVIFLTGANMAGKSTFLRSLSTAVYLAHMGFPVAAKRMEFVVLDGIFTTINLPDNLGMGASHFYAEVLRVKKIAAELHAGKSLLVIFDELFRGTNVKDAHEATVAITGAFTAKKDSLFVISSHIVEAGDDLKKFPGTGFLYLPTRMKGHTPEYTYTLERGITDDRHGMIIIRNEGILDILKNGRKRALEQ; encoded by the coding sequence ATGATTTTGCATACAGATGATCAGACAATTGAAGATCTCAGGATCTTCGGAAAGCGCGACAGCAAGGGGATCTATGACCTGTTCAATCAAACCCGGACAAGGGGAGGCGAAACGATCCTGAAGGAGATGTTCCGGAACCCATTGTCCGACAGGACAGCGATCAACACCAGGAGTAGTATTATAGCGCATTTCGCAAAAAACAATATCAGCTTTCCTTTCAATGCAGCCTTGTTCGATATGGCAGAAAAGTACATCGCTAACGCCGACGTACAAACGAAGAATGCCACCAGGAACGCTGCACTGAGTGAAAAGGATATCAACAACGGCGTATCGGCGGTGATAGCGCTGGTACAGCAGATCTCAGCATTTGTCAGCGATCCTGCCGTACAGCAGATCAAAGCCTATGAAGGAGAGCGCGCCGTTATCAGGGAATTACTGAACGATGCTGCGCTGGAACCGGTGCACCAGGAAAAAAACGGCAGTAAGCTTTCCTTCGCTGCCGTTACCGCCTACGATCTCCTGTTCCGCACCCGCGAACGTGGCCGCATCGAAAAGCTGATGCAGCAGGTATATCGCCTGGACGTATACCTCGCCGTAGCTGCCGTGGCCACAGCACAACAGTTCATTTTTCCGGTGGCGGTAGCGAAAGGCGGCGATATGCTCCTGTTGGAAGGTGTGTACCATCCTGGTGTTAAAAATGCCATAGGGAATAATGTACGTCTGCACCCGGGAGAGCATGTGATCTTCCTGACAGGCGCCAATATGGCCGGTAAATCCACCTTCCTGCGCTCGCTCAGCACAGCAGTATACCTGGCACATATGGGCTTTCCGGTAGCGGCAAAGCGCATGGAATTTGTAGTGCTGGATGGCATCTTCACGACGATCAACCTGCCGGATAACCTGGGCATGGGCGCCAGCCATTTCTATGCGGAAGTATTACGCGTGAAAAAGATAGCCGCAGAACTACATGCAGGGAAATCGCTGCTGGTGATCTTTGATGAGCTGTTTCGCGGTACCAACGTTAAAGATGCGCATGAAGCCACCGTGGCTATTACCGGCGCATTCACCGCAAAGAAAGACAGTCTCTTCGTGATCTCTTCCCACATTGTAGAAGCGGGCGACGACCTGAAAAAATTCCCCGGTACCGGATTCCTCTACCTGCCAACACGCATGAAAGGACATACACCGGAATATACGTATACCCTTGAACGTGGTATCACGGATGATCGCCATGGTATGATCATCATCCGCAATGAAGGTATCCTGGATATTCTGAAGAACGGCCGTAAACGTGCACTGGAACAATAA
- a CDS encoding DNA mismatch repair protein yields the protein MSFNIDKQTADELNLMGKYRNGSVYHLFNQVKTSGGQQMLDEVFRSPLEDPAAINERAATFQAFQQANLGFPFDVSQLSMMREYLDGSVAGNAVITVIDTLIKKGLSSLTRDERYRKKVQGLQATIVTLKRCFLFLQALPVTTEKYAAKAAVISDILADKEVDQLMNIDIYKPLSVKTLAYYDHLLKGRLLAAMEQLLSFIYELDMYIAVSDVARSKGFAYAVAMPKEKNLFSVKVLRHPCLQGAIGNDLRMEEGSNVLFLTGANMAGKSTWMKSVGICMYLAHMGFPVAAESMVFSVRQGICSSINVADNIHLGYSHFYAEVVRVKQAAEAAASGKRLLLMFDELFKGTNVKDAYDGTLAVTEAFAEYQDCLFIVSTHIIEVGEALKGNSNIRFAFLPTVLEGGRPRYTYRLQEGITEDRQGMMIIRNEGILELIRSQAC from the coding sequence ATGAGTTTTAATATAGATAAACAGACCGCAGATGAACTGAACCTCATGGGTAAATACCGTAACGGTTCTGTATATCACCTCTTCAACCAGGTGAAGACGAGCGGCGGACAACAAATGCTGGACGAAGTGTTTCGCAGTCCGCTGGAAGACCCTGCTGCCATCAACGAAAGGGCGGCTACCTTCCAGGCTTTCCAGCAGGCTAACCTGGGCTTTCCCTTCGACGTGTCGCAACTCAGTATGATGCGCGAATACCTCGATGGCAGTGTTGCGGGAAATGCCGTCATTACTGTCATCGATACACTGATAAAAAAAGGGTTATCGTCGCTTACAAGGGATGAGCGCTACCGGAAAAAGGTACAAGGCTTGCAGGCTACCATCGTTACGCTGAAACGCTGTTTCCTGTTCCTGCAGGCACTCCCTGTTACTACAGAAAAATATGCCGCCAAAGCGGCTGTCATCAGTGATATACTGGCAGATAAGGAAGTGGATCAGCTGATGAATATAGATATATACAAGCCCTTATCCGTGAAAACCCTTGCCTACTATGATCACCTCCTGAAAGGCCGCCTGCTGGCAGCTATGGAACAGTTGCTGTCATTCATTTACGAACTGGATATGTACATAGCTGTCAGTGATGTGGCCAGGAGTAAAGGCTTTGCCTATGCGGTGGCCATGCCGAAAGAAAAGAACCTCTTTTCGGTGAAGGTATTGAGGCACCCTTGTCTGCAAGGGGCTATAGGCAACGACCTGAGGATGGAAGAAGGCAGTAATGTATTGTTCCTCACCGGTGCGAATATGGCGGGAAAATCTACCTGGATGAAATCTGTGGGCATCTGCATGTACCTGGCACATATGGGCTTTCCGGTAGCAGCGGAATCCATGGTGTTCTCTGTGCGCCAGGGTATCTGTTCTTCTATCAACGTGGCAGATAATATCCACCTGGGATACAGTCATTTCTATGCAGAGGTGGTACGCGTGAAACAGGCCGCAGAAGCGGCTGCCAGTGGGAAGCGGTTATTGCTCATGTTCGATGAACTGTTTAAAGGTACCAACGTGAAAGATGCCTATGACGGTACACTGGCTGTGACTGAGGCTTTTGCCGAGTACCAGGACTGCCTCTTCATTGTTTCTACCCATATCATCGAAGTAGGAGAGGCCCTGAAAGGTAACAGCAATATTCGTTTTGCGTTTCTGCCTACCGTACTGGAAGGCGGCCGCCCGCGCTATACATACCGTCTGCAGGAAGGTATTACGGAAGACAGGCAAGGTATGATGATCATTCGCAATGAAGGTATACTGGAGCTGATACGTTCCCAGGCATGTTAA
- a CDS encoding S41 family peptidase, with translation MKRWMLSGAAVLCALCSMRVSAQDKKLSNLTKEDFIADFRLAAEILKKQHPNPYKFIDSASFQRKVDSLMEKAATAPDVVSVLQYSPVYLVRDVHTSLSVNNDHAKDLYSMINLFPFPVAVERGKIFVNIKGGAIPYGAEVTSINNMAAKDILQALSTPAYSDGYITSGLDRLYPNFQVMYSLLSPHEQQFQVSYIAPGSTDTKKVTLPYANSTQAFHDSRMAVLPVNLLQRSYAIYNNYYDDTKTGLLTVNTFGINESDAYKEFSEFFRELNNRKYKQVIIDVRSNGGGNPAISALLYSFLTDKPFRNVYNYRTHTIDIAMPEYAIAENGRRLSDEDIQTQKNFLYQRFDKDSTGLYIGNARLREGLLENFPPDKDAFHGKVYVLTGGGTVSAATYFASLVQQNKRGTIIGHETGSGEAATTAAWFMKYLMPRTKCILNVPMSELYFFNASTDKGHGVMPDREVPVSKCASYIQAGKDPEMSYTMELINNDK, from the coding sequence ATGAAGAGATGGATGCTTTCCGGGGCTGCTGTACTTTGTGCATTGTGTAGTATGCGCGTATCTGCCCAGGATAAAAAATTGTCGAATCTTACCAAAGAAGATTTTATTGCCGACTTCAGGCTGGCAGCAGAAATACTGAAAAAGCAACACCCCAATCCCTATAAGTTTATCGACTCCGCCAGCTTTCAGCGTAAGGTCGATTCACTGATGGAAAAGGCTGCCACAGCACCTGACGTGGTATCTGTGCTGCAGTATTCGCCGGTATACCTGGTGAGGGATGTACATACAAGCCTGAGTGTAAACAATGACCACGCAAAGGATTTGTATAGTATGATCAACCTTTTTCCTTTTCCGGTAGCAGTAGAGAGAGGAAAGATTTTTGTCAATATAAAAGGAGGGGCTATTCCTTATGGTGCGGAAGTGACCAGCATCAACAACATGGCTGCCAAGGACATTCTACAGGCATTGTCGACCCCGGCATACAGCGATGGGTACATCACCAGTGGTCTGGACCGCCTGTATCCTAATTTCCAGGTGATGTACAGCCTGCTGTCGCCACATGAACAGCAGTTCCAGGTAAGCTACATCGCACCTGGCAGTACAGATACCAAAAAGGTGACGCTGCCTTATGCCAATTCCACACAGGCTTTTCATGATAGCCGCATGGCGGTGCTGCCGGTAAACCTGTTGCAGCGTTCCTATGCCATCTACAATAACTATTACGATGATACGAAAACAGGATTGCTGACAGTGAATACTTTTGGTATCAATGAATCCGATGCCTATAAAGAGTTCAGCGAGTTTTTCAGGGAACTGAACAATCGTAAATACAAACAGGTAATCATCGATGTACGCAGCAATGGTGGCGGTAATCCGGCTATTTCAGCGCTGCTGTATTCCTTCCTGACAGACAAACCTTTCCGTAACGTTTACAATTACCGCACCCATACGATCGACATCGCCATGCCGGAGTATGCGATTGCGGAGAATGGAAGAAGATTATCCGACGAAGATATTCAGACGCAGAAGAATTTTCTTTATCAGCGGTTTGATAAAGACAGCACCGGGTTATATATCGGTAATGCCCGCCTGAGAGAAGGTTTGCTGGAGAATTTCCCTCCGGATAAAGATGCATTCCACGGGAAGGTATATGTGCTGACCGGTGGTGGTACCGTATCTGCGGCTACCTATTTTGCATCATTGGTACAGCAGAATAAACGTGGTACCATAATAGGGCATGAAACAGGCAGTGGTGAAGCCGCTACTACGGCAGCGTGGTTCATGAAATACCTGATGCCACGTACCAAATGTATATTGAATGTGCCGATGTCGGAGTTGTATTTCTTTAATGCCAGCACAGATAAGGGCCATGGAGTGATGCCTGACAGGGAAGTGCCGGTGAGTAAGTGCGCTTCGTATATACAGGCCGGTAAAGACCCGGAAATGAGTTATACGATGGAGTTGATTAACAACGACAAATAG
- a CDS encoding zinc-dependent alcohol dehydrogenase family protein gives METPHFMKAMVLEAAGSPLVQRLITVPHPDDYQVLIKVTACAICRTDIHIIDGDLKHPKLPLVPGHQIVGVVAALGSQVKDITIGQQIGVPWLGYTCGECDYCRNGQENLCDHARFTGYNIDGGYAEYAVADHRYCFPLSDKHCGTFGAPLLCAGLTGYRSYAMLPPNAKNIGIYGFGGAGHILIQVAINHGKSVYAFTRPGDISAQAFATSYGAAWAGDSTETSPQLLDAAIIFAPVGELVLKALKDTIKGGTIICGGIHMTDIPSLPYQLLWGERTIKSVANLTRKDGETLLALAHQFSIQTQTYIFPLEDANKALDNLRLGNIDGVAVLVI, from the coding sequence ATGGAAACCCCTCATTTCATGAAAGCGATGGTACTGGAAGCAGCCGGCAGTCCATTGGTACAGCGTCTCATAACAGTGCCCCATCCTGACGATTACCAGGTATTGATTAAAGTGACTGCCTGTGCTATTTGTCGCACGGATATTCATATTATTGATGGAGATCTTAAGCATCCCAAACTACCTTTAGTGCCTGGCCATCAGATCGTTGGAGTGGTAGCCGCTTTAGGCAGCCAGGTTAAAGACATAACGATCGGGCAACAGATTGGCGTGCCGTGGCTGGGGTATACCTGTGGTGAATGTGATTACTGCAGAAACGGGCAGGAAAATCTCTGCGATCATGCACGCTTTACAGGTTATAACATTGATGGAGGTTATGCAGAATATGCTGTAGCTGACCACCGCTATTGTTTTCCACTTTCAGATAAGCATTGTGGCACCTTCGGCGCCCCTTTGCTATGTGCAGGATTAACAGGTTACCGCAGTTATGCGATGTTACCGCCTAACGCTAAAAACATTGGTATATACGGTTTTGGAGGGGCAGGACATATCCTCATACAGGTGGCTATCAATCATGGGAAGTCGGTATATGCTTTCACGAGGCCGGGTGATATTTCTGCGCAGGCCTTTGCTACCAGCTATGGTGCTGCATGGGCAGGTGATTCCACTGAGACTTCCCCGCAGTTGCTGGATGCGGCCATCATCTTTGCTCCTGTGGGAGAACTGGTGTTGAAAGCCCTTAAAGACACCATAAAAGGTGGAACTATTATATGCGGTGGTATTCATATGACGGATATTCCGTCTTTGCCCTATCAGCTATTATGGGGAGAGCGAACTATTAAATCTGTTGCCAATCTGACCAGGAAAGATGGTGAAACATTGCTGGCATTGGCGCATCAGTTTTCTATTCAGACACAAACATATATTTTTCCATTGGAAGATGCCAACAAGGCATTGGACAACCTTCGGCTGGGGAATATAGACGGGGTCGCCGTTCTCGTTATCTGA
- a CDS encoding RagB/SusD family nutrient uptake outer membrane protein has protein sequence MKKIFISVATIMALASCSRDTLELTNPNQITTETFWKDETDVKSALAATYGLFKNVNGGYWGVRGVELSNGRGDDFFIRNDVSYLYQLSTFTNTPDNAAATSVFNNSYMAIFRANQIMENISKAKLSADLEKAYIAEAKFLRGINYFILVTNFGDVPIRTTVPVSKDDYFIAKSPAADVWAQAIKDFTEAAADLPVSRTGSDLGRATKGSAIGYLGKSYVYLKQWANAETTLKQLTTSPYSYSLMQDYNDNFTTAKKNNSESVFEIQLADVGGTNPWAGENSNETLGTTTAQEFAPSEVAGWFEVSPTDKLYTEFQKEKTTSNELDPRMYATLMWDYPNAVFYQKPFSAFTLVFGYKSMYKKYQNYLQKNELSGSSGAADYTTSINERALRYADIELLLAEALTMQGKTGEAYPYVQAIRTRANLGTLTAGLGQDQLMAEIRHQRMLEFAREGQRFYDLQRWGLLKQELSASDKIGVQYYVAGKHDFFPIPQAEIDNNPKMVQNTLWK, from the coding sequence ATGAAAAAGATATTTATCTCGGTCGCAACCATCATGGCTTTAGCCAGCTGCTCCCGCGATACACTGGAACTCACTAACCCGAACCAGATTACAACGGAGACATTCTGGAAAGATGAAACGGATGTAAAAAGTGCACTGGCAGCCACCTACGGATTGTTCAAAAACGTGAACGGTGGTTACTGGGGTGTTCGTGGTGTGGAGCTTTCCAATGGCCGTGGCGACGATTTCTTCATCAGGAATGACGTGAGTTACCTGTACCAGCTGTCGACCTTCACCAATACACCTGATAATGCTGCTGCTACCAGCGTTTTCAATAACTCCTATATGGCCATTTTCCGCGCCAACCAGATCATGGAGAACATCAGCAAAGCAAAACTCTCTGCTGACCTGGAAAAAGCCTATATAGCAGAAGCAAAGTTCCTGCGTGGTATCAACTACTTCATCCTCGTAACCAACTTCGGTGATGTACCTATTCGTACTACCGTTCCCGTTAGCAAGGATGATTATTTTATCGCCAAATCACCCGCAGCGGACGTATGGGCACAAGCCATCAAAGACTTCACCGAAGCTGCTGCCGACCTTCCTGTTTCCAGAACAGGCAGTGATCTTGGAAGAGCCACCAAAGGCTCCGCCATCGGCTATCTTGGCAAATCTTACGTATACCTGAAACAATGGGCGAATGCTGAAACAACGCTCAAACAGCTGACCACCTCTCCTTACAGCTATTCATTGATGCAGGATTACAACGACAACTTTACCACCGCTAAGAAAAATAACAGCGAGTCTGTTTTTGAAATTCAGCTGGCAGACGTTGGTGGTACCAACCCATGGGCTGGTGAAAACTCCAATGAAACCCTGGGAACCACCACTGCACAGGAATTTGCACCTTCAGAAGTAGCAGGATGGTTTGAAGTGAGTCCGACAGACAAACTATACACCGAGTTCCAGAAGGAGAAAACAACCTCCAATGAGCTGGACCCTCGTATGTACGCTACCCTCATGTGGGACTACCCTAATGCGGTATTCTACCAGAAACCATTCAGTGCCTTCACCCTGGTATTCGGCTACAAATCCATGTATAAGAAATACCAGAATTACCTGCAAAAAAATGAACTGAGCGGTTCCAGTGGTGCGGCAGACTATACTACCAGCATCAATGAGCGCGCATTGCGTTATGCAGATATCGAGTTATTACTCGCAGAAGCACTGACCATGCAGGGCAAAACCGGAGAGGCATATCCTTATGTACAGGCCATCCGTACAAGAGCCAACCTGGGTACCTTAACCGCCGGACTCGGACAAGATCAGCTGATGGCTGAAATCAGACATCAGCGTATGCTGGAATTCGCCCGCGAAGGACAGCGCTTCTACGATCTGCAACGTTGGGGACTGCTGAAACAGGAATTGAGCGCCAGCGATAAAATCGGCGTTCAGTATTATGTTGCCGGCAAACATGATTTCTTCCCGATACCACAGGCAGAAATCGACAACAACCCGAAAATGGTACAAAATACCCTCTGGAAATAA
- a CDS encoding TonB-dependent receptor — MKNYTGVSISPPAWIRHAILLFLIMASFSAFAQKKITGKITEEGTGEPVILASVQIKGTTKGTTTDEKGQFSLEVKEGERLLISSMEYEAKEITVGAATTLNLQLKRSTAGLNEVVVIGYGSVRKKDLTGAIASLKAADLKTEGVSNVAQALQGKLPGVTVESAGGNPGAGTRILIRGVGTLGNADPLYILDGVPVAGIGNIASLDIESIDVLKDASAAAIYGSRAANGVVLITTKSGRAGKPKIDFSTNFGIQKLAHKLDVLNASEWATVSNAAHDAAGLPRLPIAANPNTLGAGTDWQDAIYRSAMIQQYQLNISGGSESTKYSVSGNYTDQNGIVDVTNYNRYGIRAKSETTKGRLKVGETILLSRERWVTMPGGWGGQGGDPVGSAVKMIPVFGIYDSTAIGGYSGASGNVVNVANPVAQLHLEDINNVTTTIITNAFAEFTILPSLKYKFNLGYTNATNEAEDYMKRHDVGTLFSQPTNDLTQGKDRTILVLAENTLNFDKTIGKHSIQALAGYSYQKSTYNYMVASKTNLSDGMKELDAGSNIGTVVGNSKVSTLLSVLGRLMYTYDNRYSLTASFRRDGSSRFGPSNRFGNFPSVAASWNLSNEKFWNINKNTVSFLKLRGSFGILGNQEIGDYQYSAAVASNINYVSGADQQKWFGAIQTAFANPNIKWENTKTTNIGFDAGFFNDKLTLTADYFTKTTTDVLLNVPIPGSAGSSANPTVNAGTLQNKGFEMGLAYNNTIGKFKYGVNGIISAVRNKVIELGTGSQQIFGGQPTHHGANSTLTQAGGEVAAFYLIKSLGIFQSQKEIDDYKDKNGNLIQPSAKPGDIKFYDANGDGAISSSDRVNMGSPFPKFEYGIGGNVAAFNFDLNVYFQGTHGNKIYNGLRQDLEGMNLEFNYSRATLNAWTPTNTNTNIPRAVIDDPNYNAQTSSRFLEDGSYLRLKTLQLGYTIPERLLERAKISSIRAYFSANNLFTITNYSGFNPDIGRTGSILDRGVDFGHVAYPLARTFSLGVQLSL; from the coding sequence ATGAAAAATTACACTGGGGTGAGCATTTCACCACCTGCCTGGATCAGGCATGCAATCCTGCTCTTCCTTATTATGGCCAGCTTTTCAGCATTCGCTCAGAAAAAGATTACCGGAAAGATTACAGAAGAAGGTACCGGCGAGCCAGTAATCCTGGCTTCTGTTCAGATTAAGGGAACAACAAAGGGAACCACCACAGATGAAAAGGGACAGTTTTCACTGGAGGTAAAAGAAGGCGAACGCCTGCTTATTTCCTCCATGGAATATGAGGCCAAAGAAATTACCGTGGGTGCAGCCACCACTTTAAATTTGCAGTTAAAACGCAGCACTGCCGGCCTGAATGAGGTGGTAGTGATTGGCTATGGATCGGTACGGAAGAAAGACCTTACCGGCGCCATTGCTTCCCTGAAAGCTGCCGATCTTAAAACAGAAGGTGTAAGTAACGTAGCCCAGGCCTTACAAGGCAAGCTTCCGGGTGTAACCGTAGAATCTGCGGGTGGTAACCCAGGTGCAGGTACGCGTATCCTCATCCGTGGTGTGGGTACCCTCGGCAACGCAGATCCTTTATACATTTTAGACGGAGTACCCGTAGCAGGCATTGGCAACATTGCATCACTCGACATCGAATCGATCGATGTACTGAAAGATGCTTCTGCAGCAGCGATCTATGGCTCCCGTGCTGCCAATGGCGTAGTACTGATAACCACAAAAAGTGGCAGGGCAGGAAAACCTAAGATCGATTTCAGCACCAACTTCGGCATACAGAAACTCGCGCACAAATTGGATGTCCTGAACGCTTCCGAATGGGCGACCGTAAGTAATGCGGCACATGATGCTGCCGGATTGCCACGCCTCCCTATTGCCGCCAACCCTAATACATTAGGCGCCGGCACCGACTGGCAGGACGCCATCTACAGAAGTGCCATGATCCAGCAATACCAGCTGAACATCAGTGGTGGCAGCGAGTCTACCAAATACAGCGTATCCGGTAACTATACCGACCAGAATGGTATCGTAGATGTCACCAACTACAACCGCTATGGCATCCGTGCTAAATCTGAAACCACCAAGGGCAGACTGAAAGTAGGCGAAACTATTTTGCTCTCCCGTGAAAGATGGGTAACCATGCCTGGTGGCTGGGGCGGACAAGGCGGCGACCCGGTTGGTTCTGCCGTTAAGATGATCCCGGTATTCGGCATCTACGACAGCACCGCCATTGGTGGCTACTCCGGCGCCAGCGGCAACGTAGTAAACGTAGCGAATCCTGTTGCACAGCTGCACCTCGAAGATATCAACAATGTTACTACTACCATTATCACCAACGCCTTTGCAGAGTTTACCATCCTCCCATCATTGAAATATAAATTCAACCTGGGTTATACCAACGCTACCAATGAGGCAGAGGATTATATGAAAAGACATGACGTAGGAACCCTGTTCAGTCAGCCTACCAATGATCTTACACAAGGCAAAGACAGAACCATCCTGGTACTGGCTGAAAACACCCTGAACTTCGATAAAACGATCGGTAAACACAGCATTCAGGCATTGGCGGGTTACTCCTACCAGAAATCGACTTATAATTATATGGTGGCCTCCAAAACCAACCTCTCCGACGGTATGAAGGAGTTGGATGCAGGCTCCAATATCGGTACTGTAGTGGGCAACAGTAAAGTAAGCACGCTGCTTTCTGTACTGGGCCGCCTCATGTACACGTACGACAACCGCTATAGCTTAACAGCCAGCTTCCGTCGTGATGGATCTTCCCGATTCGGCCCTTCCAACCGCTTCGGTAATTTCCCTTCCGTAGCTGCCAGCTGGAACCTCTCCAACGAGAAATTCTGGAACATTAATAAAAACACCGTTTCCTTCCTGAAACTCCGTGGTAGCTTCGGTATACTCGGTAACCAGGAAATCGGTGACTACCAGTACAGCGCTGCTGTTGCTTCCAATATCAACTATGTTAGCGGAGCAGACCAGCAGAAATGGTTCGGTGCTATCCAGACGGCTTTTGCCAATCCTAATATCAAATGGGAAAACACCAAAACCACCAACATCGGCTTCGATGCAGGCTTCTTCAATGATAAGCTGACCCTCACCGCCGACTACTTCACCAAAACCACTACCGACGTATTGCTGAACGTTCCGATCCCGGGTTCGGCCGGTTCTTCTGCCAATCCTACCGTTAATGCCGGTACATTGCAGAACAAAGGCTTTGAAATGGGCCTCGCCTACAACAATACCATCGGTAAATTCAAATATGGCGTAAATGGTATCATCTCCGCTGTCAGGAACAAAGTAATTGAACTGGGTACCGGTTCACAACAGATCTTCGGCGGACAGCCTACCCACCACGGTGCAAACTCCACCCTCACACAGGCTGGCGGAGAAGTAGCTGCCTTCTACCTGATCAAATCCCTGGGTATCTTCCAGTCTCAGAAAGAAATCGATGATTATAAAGACAAGAATGGTAACCTGATACAACCGAGTGCAAAACCTGGTGATATCAAATTCTATGATGCCAATGGCGACGGTGCTATCAGCAGCAGCGACCGCGTAAACATGGGTAGTCCGTTCCCTAAATTCGAATATGGTATCGGTGGAAACGTGGCTGCCTTTAATTTTGACCTGAATGTCTATTTCCAGGGTACACACGGCAACAAGATCTATAACGGTCTGCGCCAGGACCTGGAAGGCATGAACCTGGAGTTTAACTACAGCCGTGCCACCCTCAACGCCTGGACACCTACCAATACGAACACCAATATTCCAAGAGCGGTGATCGATGACCCTAACTACAATGCACAAACGTCTTCCCGTTTCCTTGAAGATGGTTCTTACCTGCGCTTAAAAACACTGCAGTTAGGTTATACCATTCCTGAGAGATTACTGGAACGTGCAAAAATCAGCAGCATCAGGGCTTACTTCAGTGCCAACAACCTCTTCACCATCACCAACTACAGCGGCTTCAACCCGGACATCGGCAGAACCGGCAGTATCCTGGACAGAGGTGTAGACTTCGGCCATGTTGCTTATCCGCTTGCCCGTACCTTTTCTCTCGGCGTTCAACTGTCATTGTAA
- a CDS encoding glycosyl hydrolase family 18 protein has translation MKNSSPLFTAMIAACLFSATFLLSACTKNLTDSNLSTQSGVSAQSASAALTASDSSLQAYKKTQHEIYAGFYRFQGPCYGAGLNGSNFSAIPDSMDVLIVFCFSSTSPVADSVPVWINKLHNKGTKVIVTGNLNLISGASANTAGYAATAKYIMDSIVNKYGFDGYDVDIESNPSGTTLTTMTGVYTALSAYLGPKSGTGKLLTFDTNQSGSNSLFKKVYTMVNYVWLQAYGRGASTLQSTWNTFSPYISSTQFVPGFSFYEENGYPSNVWYDVTYPVNGTGRAYDYANWEPTGGVKKGGVFSYAIDRDANLTSSTDNTLYLPTYVVSKALIHIMNP, from the coding sequence ATGAAAAATTCAAGCCCTTTGTTTACAGCAATGATTGCTGCATGTCTGTTTTCCGCCACCTTTCTCCTGAGTGCCTGCACGAAAAATCTGACGGACTCAAATCTTTCGACACAGTCTGGTGTATCCGCCCAAAGCGCCAGCGCTGCCCTTACCGCCAGCGACAGCAGCTTACAGGCGTATAAGAAAACCCAGCATGAGATTTATGCCGGCTTCTATCGTTTTCAGGGTCCCTGCTATGGCGCAGGATTGAACGGCTCTAACTTTTCCGCTATCCCCGACAGTATGGACGTACTGATCGTATTTTGTTTCAGCTCCACCTCACCAGTTGCCGACAGTGTGCCTGTATGGATCAACAAACTACACAACAAAGGCACGAAAGTCATCGTTACCGGTAATCTCAACCTGATATCAGGCGCCTCTGCCAATACAGCCGGCTATGCCGCCACTGCGAAGTATATCATGGATAGTATCGTCAACAAATATGGCTTTGATGGTTACGACGTAGACATTGAGAGTAACCCGAGCGGCACCACCCTCACTACCATGACCGGTGTTTACACCGCATTATCTGCCTACCTGGGGCCTAAGTCCGGCACCGGTAAGCTGCTCACCTTCGATACGAATCAGAGCGGCTCCAACAGTCTGTTTAAAAAAGTGTATACCATGGTAAATTATGTATGGCTGCAAGCCTATGGCAGGGGTGCATCTACCTTACAATCTACCTGGAACACCTTCTCTCCTTACATCAGCTCAACACAGTTTGTTCCAGGTTTTTCTTTTTATGAAGAGAATGGATATCCAAGTAATGTATGGTATGATGTAACCTACCCGGTAAATGGTACCGGCCGTGCCTATGATTATGCCAACTGGGAACCTACCGGTGGTGTTAAAAAAGGTGGTGTATTCAGTTATGCGATCGACAGAGATGCGAATCTGACGTCGTCTACAGACAATACGCTTTATTTGCCTACTTATGTAGTAAGTAAGGCGTTGATACATATTATGAATCCGTAA